Proteins encoded together in one Kutzneria kofuensis window:
- the glgX gene encoding glycogen debranching protein GlgX, whose translation MSRSPERLDAFPTHRIAGFGVRAGRPLPFGASRVPGGVNFSVYSAGATRMTLVLFRRGEDEPLAELDFPPEFVVGAVYSMTVFGLDAETVEYGYRADGPFDPDRGHRFDRRQVLLDPYATLVHGRDSWGGQRRPLRSGVALDDFDWEDDRQLRLPSEDLVIYEAHVRGFTRHPSSNVDQPGTFAGLVDKIPYLKSLGVNAIELMPVFEYDELDNERVDPNTGKPLHNYWGYSTIGFFAPKAGLAATGRLGMQADEFKNMVKQLHRAGIEVILDVVFNHTAEGNERGPTLSFRGLDNSVYYMLTPDGYYYNFSGTGNTLNCNHPIVRGFVLDCLRHWASQFHVDGFRFDLAAILARAPDGAPIPNPPLLESLAADPVLRDCKLIAEAWDAGGLYQVGSFPNYHRFSEWNGKFRDTVRRFVKGDAGVAGELATRLLGSPDLYRGRAPTASVNFVTAHDGFTLRDLVSYNGKHNEANGEGNRDGDNDNNSWNCGVEGDTDDKHVLALRDRQVRNLLLLLLTSHGIPMLVAGDEFGRTQRGNNNAYCQDNELSWVDWSLAETNAGLLRFTRAAIAFRRAHPALRRPWHLRGHQGDGLFPEVSWHGERAWTPDWSPGQRLLAALLYCHGPEGHDCVYLAANAHWDGRELELPALPDGMRWHLFADTAQPDGHDVHQPGEEPPIAGDRVRVEPRSTVVLVARQTESRSERE comes from the coding sequence ATGAGTCGGTCCCCGGAACGGCTGGACGCGTTCCCGACCCACCGCATCGCCGGCTTCGGGGTGCGCGCCGGACGGCCACTGCCGTTCGGCGCGTCCCGCGTGCCCGGCGGCGTGAACTTCTCCGTGTACTCCGCGGGCGCCACCCGCATGACGCTGGTGCTGTTCCGCCGCGGCGAGGACGAACCGCTGGCGGAGCTGGACTTCCCGCCGGAGTTCGTGGTGGGGGCGGTGTACTCGATGACGGTGTTCGGCCTGGACGCCGAGACCGTGGAGTACGGCTACCGCGCGGACGGGCCGTTCGATCCGGACCGGGGGCATCGGTTCGACCGCCGGCAGGTGCTGCTCGACCCGTACGCGACCCTGGTGCACGGCCGGGATTCCTGGGGCGGGCAGCGTCGGCCGCTGCGGTCCGGGGTGGCGCTGGACGACTTCGACTGGGAGGACGACCGGCAGCTGCGGCTGCCCAGCGAGGACCTGGTGATCTACGAGGCGCACGTGCGCGGCTTCACCCGGCATCCGTCGTCCAATGTGGACCAGCCGGGCACGTTCGCCGGCCTGGTGGACAAGATCCCGTACCTGAAGTCGCTCGGCGTGAACGCGATCGAGCTGATGCCGGTGTTCGAGTACGACGAGCTGGACAACGAGCGCGTCGACCCGAACACCGGCAAGCCGCTGCACAACTACTGGGGCTACAGCACGATCGGCTTCTTCGCGCCGAAGGCCGGGCTGGCCGCGACCGGGCGGCTGGGCATGCAGGCCGACGAGTTCAAGAACATGGTCAAGCAGCTGCACCGGGCCGGCATCGAGGTCATCCTGGACGTGGTGTTCAACCACACCGCGGAGGGCAACGAGCGGGGGCCGACGCTGTCCTTCCGCGGCCTGGACAACAGCGTCTACTACATGCTCACGCCGGACGGCTACTACTACAACTTCAGCGGCACCGGCAACACGTTGAACTGCAACCATCCCATCGTGCGCGGCTTTGTGCTGGACTGCCTGCGGCACTGGGCCTCACAGTTCCATGTGGACGGTTTCCGCTTCGACCTGGCGGCGATCCTGGCCCGCGCGCCCGACGGCGCGCCGATCCCGAACCCGCCGCTGCTGGAGAGCCTGGCCGCGGACCCGGTGCTGCGCGACTGCAAGCTGATCGCCGAGGCCTGGGACGCGGGCGGGCTGTACCAGGTCGGCAGCTTCCCCAACTACCACCGCTTCTCCGAGTGGAACGGCAAGTTCCGGGACACCGTGCGGCGGTTCGTCAAGGGGGACGCCGGCGTGGCGGGCGAACTCGCCACCCGGCTGCTCGGCTCGCCCGACCTGTACCGCGGCCGCGCGCCGACGGCGTCGGTCAACTTCGTCACCGCCCACGACGGCTTCACGCTGCGCGACCTGGTGTCGTACAACGGAAAGCACAACGAGGCCAACGGCGAGGGCAACCGCGACGGCGACAACGACAACAACTCGTGGAACTGCGGTGTCGAGGGCGACACCGACGACAAGCACGTGCTCGCGCTGCGGGACCGGCAGGTCCGCAACCTGCTGCTGCTTCTGCTGACCAGCCACGGCATCCCGATGCTGGTCGCCGGCGACGAGTTCGGCCGCACCCAGCGCGGCAACAACAACGCCTACTGCCAGGACAACGAGCTGTCCTGGGTGGACTGGAGCCTGGCCGAGACCAACGCCGGGCTGCTGCGCTTCACCCGGGCGGCCATCGCCTTCCGCCGGGCTCATCCGGCGCTGCGCCGACCGTGGCACCTGCGCGGCCACCAGGGCGACGGGCTGTTCCCCGAGGTCAGCTGGCACGGGGAGCGGGCGTGGACGCCGGACTGGTCGCCGGGGCAGCGGCTGCTGGCCGCGCTGCTCTACTGCCACGGCCCGGAGGGGCACGACTGCGTGTACCTGGCGGCCAACGCGCACTGGGACGGGCGGGAGCTGGAGCTCCCGGCACTGCCCGACGGCATGCGGTGGCACCTGTTCGCCGACACCGCCCAGCCCGACGGGCACGACGTCCACCAGCCCGGCGAGGAGCCGCCGATCGCCGGCGACCGCGTCCGGGTCGAGCCCCGCTCGACGGTCGTGCTGGTGGCAAGACAGACAGAGTCGAGGAGTGAGCGGGAATGA
- a CDS encoding STAS domain-containing protein codes for MELEKQMRGPVTVIALNGELDSTTAPKVQQGLDELVPVHGMVLLDLSRTTYMSSAGLRVLLLVYRLCQQMGTRVMVSGISDEVRAVMAATGFLAFFTVADSVDEGVEVLAA; via the coding sequence ATGGAACTGGAGAAGCAGATGCGCGGCCCGGTCACCGTGATCGCGCTGAACGGGGAGCTGGACAGCACGACGGCGCCGAAGGTCCAGCAGGGCCTGGACGAGCTGGTGCCGGTGCACGGCATGGTGCTGCTCGACCTGAGTCGCACCACCTACATGTCCAGCGCCGGCCTGCGGGTGCTGCTGCTGGTGTATCGGCTGTGCCAGCAGATGGGCACGCGGGTCATGGTGTCCGGCATCTCCGACGAGGTGCGCGCGGTGATGGCCGCGACCGGGTTCCTGGCCTTCTTCACCGTGGCCGATTCCGTCGACGAGGGTGTGGAGGTCCTGGCCGCATGA
- a CDS encoding AGE family epimerase/isomerase, giving the protein MSAELDFTFSDTVAGYVTGYDPERAVLDLKTSDGRPLRADVSALTDAEFLRNLGGPAIDATAHVPDLLVPGRHLFVQGTFYPGGRFEAKHLTFLGRRPGEYNFEEQGWWAEQLDELARFYRRAQFGRKNPVDYADYRTMLRLGGDKSDHHVQETDTISRLVYGMASAYMLTGNEDFLGVAERGTEYLRAHMRFVDRDEDVVYWYHGIDVRDGVETKLFTSEFGDDYDALPAYEQIYALVGPTQAYRVTGDPRIAEDIDGTLRLFHKFFHDPERGGYFSHVDPILLSPHHQSLGHNRSRKNWNSVGDHAPAYLINLFLATGDKRHADMLEETFDLITEHFPDPDSPFVQERFHADWSPDREWGWQQDRAVVGHNLKIAWNLMRMNAIRPKESYRRLAEQIGRSMPAVGSDTRRGGWYDVVERTIRDGEQVPRFSWHDRKAWWQQEQAILAYMILAGNTGDEEFLRQAREASSFYNAYFLDHDEGGVYFNVLANGTPYLLGTERLKGSHSMSMYHASELCFLATVYGRLLLHDQPLTLWFKPRPDGFSDRVLRVAPDALPPGRVRLEWVEVDGRPYGEFDPVAMTVSLPDTTQDLVVRAHLSPLENR; this is encoded by the coding sequence ATGTCCGCTGAGCTGGACTTCACCTTCTCCGACACGGTCGCCGGCTACGTCACCGGTTACGACCCGGAGCGGGCCGTGCTGGACCTGAAAACCAGTGACGGCCGCCCGCTGCGGGCCGACGTCAGCGCCCTGACCGACGCCGAGTTCCTGCGCAACCTGGGCGGGCCGGCGATCGACGCCACCGCGCACGTGCCGGACCTGCTGGTGCCGGGTCGGCATCTGTTCGTGCAGGGCACGTTCTACCCGGGCGGGCGGTTCGAGGCCAAGCACCTGACCTTCCTCGGCCGCCGGCCCGGCGAGTACAACTTCGAGGAGCAGGGGTGGTGGGCCGAGCAGCTGGACGAGCTGGCCCGCTTCTACCGGCGCGCCCAGTTCGGCCGGAAGAACCCGGTGGACTACGCCGACTACCGCACGATGCTGCGGCTGGGCGGTGACAAGAGCGACCACCACGTGCAGGAGACCGACACCATCTCCCGGCTGGTCTACGGCATGGCGTCGGCGTACATGCTCACCGGCAACGAGGACTTCCTCGGCGTCGCCGAGCGCGGCACCGAGTACCTGCGGGCGCACATGCGCTTCGTGGACCGGGACGAGGACGTCGTCTACTGGTACCACGGCATCGACGTGCGCGACGGCGTGGAGACGAAGTTGTTCACCTCCGAGTTCGGCGACGACTACGACGCCCTGCCGGCCTACGAGCAGATCTACGCGCTGGTCGGGCCGACCCAGGCCTACCGGGTCACCGGCGACCCGCGCATCGCCGAGGACATCGACGGCACGCTCCGGCTGTTCCACAAGTTCTTCCACGACCCGGAGCGCGGCGGCTACTTCTCCCACGTGGACCCGATCCTGCTCAGCCCGCACCACCAGTCGCTGGGGCACAACCGGTCCCGCAAGAACTGGAACTCGGTCGGCGACCACGCCCCGGCGTACCTGATCAACCTTTTCCTGGCCACCGGCGACAAGCGGCACGCCGACATGCTGGAGGAGACGTTCGACCTGATCACGGAGCACTTCCCGGATCCGGACAGTCCCTTCGTGCAGGAGCGGTTCCACGCCGACTGGTCGCCGGACCGGGAGTGGGGCTGGCAGCAGGACCGGGCCGTTGTCGGGCACAACCTCAAGATCGCCTGGAACCTGATGCGGATGAACGCCATCCGCCCCAAGGAGTCCTACCGGAGGCTGGCCGAGCAGATCGGCCGGTCCATGCCGGCGGTCGGCAGCGACACCCGCCGCGGCGGCTGGTACGACGTGGTGGAGCGGACGATCCGCGACGGCGAGCAGGTCCCGCGCTTCAGCTGGCACGACCGCAAGGCGTGGTGGCAGCAGGAGCAGGCGATCCTGGCCTACATGATCCTGGCCGGCAACACCGGGGACGAGGAGTTCCTGCGCCAGGCCCGGGAGGCGTCGTCGTTCTACAACGCCTACTTCCTCGACCACGACGAGGGCGGCGTGTACTTCAACGTGCTGGCCAACGGGACCCCGTACCTGCTCGGCACCGAGCGGCTGAAGGGCAGCCACTCGATGAGCATGTACCACGCGTCCGAACTGTGTTTCCTGGCCACCGTGTACGGCCGGCTGCTGCTGCACGACCAGCCGCTGACGCTGTGGTTCAAGCCGCGGCCCGACGGTTTCTCCGACCGGGTGCTGCGGGTGGCGCCGGACGCGCTGCCGCCCGGGCGGGTGCGGCTGGAGTGGGTCGAGGTGGACGGCCGGCCGTACGGGGAGTTCGACCCGGTGGCGATGACGGTGTCCCTGCCCGACACCACACAGGACCTCGTGGTGCGGGCGCACTTGTCTCCGTTGGAGAACCGATAG
- a CDS encoding DJ-1/PfpI family protein — MTISVPVADTGRLVGRNIAILMESDYVEPEIAYYERRFAEEGARVDLLTRLWGQEAITFYGHEYQAPMSVSGDLEAVDDERLSSYDALIVPGGMVSDRLRYSEDVHELAPAVRLLRRAFAVPSIMKGIICHGMWLASPIPEVVRDRRVTCHNNLVGDVRNMGARYTDQDVVVDDDLITGRTAGHCHLFARTLIDLVVARTDHRRTWERTPRPALQGVRHVR; from the coding sequence GTGACGATCTCGGTACCCGTCGCCGACACCGGGCGGCTGGTCGGCCGGAACATCGCGATCCTGATGGAGAGCGACTACGTGGAGCCGGAAATCGCCTACTACGAACGGCGGTTCGCGGAGGAAGGGGCGCGGGTCGACCTGCTCACCCGACTGTGGGGGCAGGAGGCGATCACCTTCTACGGCCACGAGTACCAGGCGCCGATGTCGGTCAGCGGCGATCTGGAGGCGGTCGACGACGAGCGCCTCAGCAGCTACGACGCGCTGATCGTGCCCGGCGGCATGGTGTCGGACCGGTTGCGCTACAGCGAGGACGTGCACGAGCTGGCGCCGGCGGTGCGGCTGCTGCGCCGCGCGTTCGCCGTGCCGAGCATCATGAAGGGGATCATCTGCCACGGCATGTGGCTGGCGTCGCCGATCCCGGAGGTGGTCCGCGACCGGCGGGTCACCTGCCACAACAACCTCGTCGGGGACGTCCGCAACATGGGCGCCCGCTACACCGACCAGGACGTCGTCGTGGACGACGACCTGATCACCGGCCGCACCGCCGGCCACTGCCACCTGTTCGCCCGGACGCTGATCGACCTCGTCGTCGCGCGCACCGACCACCGCCGGACGTGGGAGCGCACGCCGAGGCCGGCACTGCAAGGAGTGCGTCATGTCCGCTGA
- a CDS encoding thiamine pyrophosphate-binding protein yields MTPRPGKVAVFEQFAADGITTMFGNPGTVEQGFLDVLESVPDFGYVLALQETVAIGIADGFARAGARPALVQLHSGVGLGNGIGMLYQAKRGHSPLVVVAGEAGVRYDAMDAQMAADLVAMAKPVTKYATRVLDPSSVLRVLRRAVKMAMTPPRGPVFVALPMDVLDELTSEAALPTVIPNRAVVPAAEDIAEAVELLAAARSPIVLMGDGVSVSGAQAELAAVAELLDAPVYGVDNSELNMDPRHPLFKGNTGHMFGEDSTKALSDVDAVLIVGTYVFPEVFPSLGNPFPAGAKIVHIDLDDYEIAKNHPVDIALVADPKPTLAAIADGLANAGRARGEFELLPLPEVTADSPLMAVFAAELNNQAGDDLIVFEEALTASPHLTAHLPRRVPGTYFATRGGSLGIGIPGAIGAKLARPDAPVVGFAGDGGSMYTIQALWTAARHNVAAKFVICNNHRYQLLDHNIDRYFAERDIAQHVHPSGFDLAEPEIGFVGLAESLGVPAVRVDKPEQVPAAVERMLGHDGPFLVDLVTG; encoded by the coding sequence ATGACTCCACGGCCCGGCAAGGTCGCCGTCTTCGAGCAGTTCGCCGCGGACGGCATCACCACGATGTTCGGCAATCCCGGCACGGTCGAGCAGGGCTTTCTCGACGTGCTGGAGTCGGTGCCGGACTTCGGGTACGTGCTGGCGTTGCAGGAGACCGTCGCGATCGGCATCGCGGACGGCTTCGCCCGCGCCGGCGCCCGCCCCGCCCTGGTGCAGCTGCACTCGGGCGTGGGCCTGGGCAACGGGATCGGCATGCTGTACCAGGCCAAGCGGGGGCATTCGCCGCTGGTCGTGGTGGCCGGTGAGGCCGGCGTGCGCTACGACGCGATGGACGCCCAGATGGCCGCCGACCTGGTCGCGATGGCCAAACCGGTGACCAAGTACGCGACCCGGGTGCTGGACCCGTCGTCGGTGCTGCGGGTGCTGCGCCGGGCCGTGAAGATGGCGATGACGCCGCCGCGCGGGCCGGTGTTCGTCGCGTTGCCGATGGACGTGCTCGACGAGCTGACGTCGGAAGCCGCGCTGCCCACGGTCATTCCCAACCGGGCGGTCGTGCCGGCGGCGGAGGACATCGCCGAGGCGGTGGAACTCCTCGCCGCCGCGCGCAGTCCGATCGTGCTGATGGGCGACGGGGTGTCGGTTTCCGGCGCCCAGGCCGAGCTGGCCGCGGTGGCGGAGCTGCTGGACGCGCCGGTCTACGGCGTGGACAACTCCGAGCTGAACATGGATCCCCGGCACCCCCTGTTCAAGGGCAACACCGGGCACATGTTCGGCGAGGACAGCACCAAGGCACTGTCCGATGTGGACGCTGTACTGATCGTCGGCACGTACGTGTTCCCCGAGGTGTTCCCGTCGCTGGGCAACCCGTTCCCGGCCGGCGCGAAGATCGTGCACATCGACCTGGACGACTACGAGATCGCCAAGAACCACCCCGTCGACATCGCCCTGGTGGCCGACCCGAAGCCGACCCTGGCCGCGATCGCGGACGGCTTGGCGAATGCCGGCCGGGCGCGGGGCGAGTTCGAGTTGCTGCCGCTGCCCGAGGTGACGGCGGACAGCCCGCTGATGGCGGTGTTCGCGGCGGAGCTGAACAACCAGGCCGGCGACGACCTGATCGTCTTCGAAGAGGCCCTGACGGCGTCTCCGCACCTGACCGCGCACCTGCCGCGGCGCGTGCCCGGCACGTACTTCGCCACCCGGGGCGGTTCGCTCGGCATCGGAATCCCCGGCGCCATCGGGGCGAAGCTGGCCCGGCCGGACGCGCCGGTGGTGGGCTTCGCCGGCGACGGCGGCAGCATGTACACCATCCAGGCCCTGTGGACCGCCGCCCGGCACAACGTGGCGGCCAAGTTCGTGATCTGCAACAACCACCGGTACCAGCTGCTGGACCACAACATCGACCGCTACTTCGCGGAGCGGGACATCGCCCAGCACGTGCACCCCAGCGGCTTCGACCTGGCCGAGCCCGAGATCGGGTTCGTCGGGCTGGCCGAGAGCCTCGGCGTGCCAGCGGTTCGCGTGGACAAGCCGGAGCAGGTGCCGGCCGCGGTCGAGCGGATGCTCGGCCACGACGGCCCGTTCCTCGTCGACCTGGTCACCGGATAG
- a CDS encoding type 1 glutamine amidotransferase domain-containing protein — MSKKILFILSEYGYWGEELVGPLAACDEQGYQTVFATPTGKRPVPLPPSLDPGYIDPPLGRSVTTPEVAAAAAELDRSGRLDNPVSIADWVPDRPYNSESGFLRRIEAYYRELDEVAEELRSFDAMVIVGGSGPIVDLANNGRVHELILAFKRADKPVVAECYGVACLAFARDWEDRASIIDGKHVTGHCKEYDYKDGTGFVGVEFNMGPPPYPLEYILRDATGPTGRYHGNVGHETSVIVDYPFITARSTPDSFLAGQKLVEVLESGLRRYGW, encoded by the coding sequence ATGTCCAAGAAGATCCTCTTCATCCTGTCCGAATACGGATACTGGGGCGAGGAGCTGGTCGGCCCGCTGGCGGCCTGCGACGAGCAGGGCTACCAGACGGTGTTCGCCACGCCGACCGGCAAGCGGCCGGTGCCGCTGCCGCCCAGCCTCGACCCCGGCTACATCGACCCGCCGCTGGGCCGGTCGGTGACCACGCCGGAGGTGGCCGCGGCCGCCGCCGAGTTGGACCGCTCGGGCCGGCTGGACAACCCGGTCAGCATCGCCGACTGGGTTCCGGACCGGCCGTACAACAGCGAATCCGGCTTCCTGCGCCGGATCGAGGCCTACTACCGCGAGCTGGACGAGGTGGCCGAGGAGCTGCGCTCGTTCGACGCGATGGTGATCGTCGGCGGCAGCGGCCCGATCGTCGACCTGGCCAACAACGGCCGGGTGCACGAGCTGATCCTGGCCTTCAAGCGGGCCGACAAGCCGGTCGTGGCCGAGTGCTACGGCGTGGCCTGCCTGGCCTTCGCCCGCGACTGGGAGGACCGGGCCAGCATCATCGACGGCAAGCACGTCACCGGGCACTGCAAGGAGTACGACTACAAGGACGGCACCGGCTTCGTCGGCGTGGAGTTCAACATGGGCCCGCCGCCGTACCCGCTGGAGTACATCCTGCGCGACGCCACCGGCCCGACCGGCCGCTACCACGGCAACGTCGGCCACGAGACGTCGGTGATCGTGGACTACCCGTTCATCACGGCTCGGTCCACCCCGGACTCCTTCCTCGCCGGCCAGAAGCTGGTCGAGGTGCTGGAGTCGGGGCTGCGCCGGTACGGCTGGTGA
- a CDS encoding FAD-dependent oxidoreductase → MPDRHRPMVLAVDDDPHVLRAIRRDLSRAYQDRFRVVAVDSPLAGLQLLETVRQRGEEPALLIADQRMPEMTGVDFLARSLELFPRARRVLLTAYADTNAAIDAINRVRLDHYLVKPWEPPQERLYPVLDELLEDWERSYLPPYDGIRVVGHRFAPATHRVRDLLTRLHQPFRFEDVERDSTPQVDGPLPAVLLPDGKVLSRPSNGELVDALGLKGTEPRQHYDLAIVGGGPAGLAAAVYGASEGLSTLLVESYVPGGQAGTSSRIENYLGFPAGVSGAELIRRAVAQARRFGAEVLSPADATSLRTSGRARVLTLADGREISASTVLLSPGLRYNRLEAEGAERFEGAGIYYGATTSETASCVGRHVFIVGGANSAGQAAVHFAKHAGKVSLVIRGDRLDKGMSQYLVDEITATGNIEVRLNTEIIATDGDDRLERVTLRDTSDGTTSESDAEYVFTFIGARPNTEWLTGPIAMDNRGFILTGPDVPEGTQWDLPRQPFLLETSVPGVFAAGDARANSMKRIASSAGEGAMAVALVHRYRAAS, encoded by the coding sequence ATGCCTGACCGACATCGCCCCATGGTGCTCGCGGTGGACGACGACCCGCACGTGCTGCGAGCGATCAGACGCGACCTGAGCCGCGCCTACCAGGACCGGTTCCGGGTCGTTGCGGTCGACTCGCCGCTGGCGGGCCTGCAGCTGCTGGAAACCGTGCGGCAGCGGGGAGAGGAGCCCGCGCTGCTGATCGCCGACCAGCGGATGCCGGAGATGACCGGGGTGGACTTCCTGGCCCGATCGCTGGAGCTGTTCCCCCGCGCCCGCCGCGTGCTGCTCACGGCGTACGCGGACACCAACGCCGCCATCGACGCGATCAACCGGGTGCGGCTGGACCACTATCTGGTCAAGCCGTGGGAGCCGCCGCAGGAACGGCTGTACCCGGTGCTGGACGAGCTGCTTGAGGACTGGGAGCGCTCGTATCTGCCTCCGTACGACGGAATTCGCGTGGTGGGACACCGGTTCGCACCGGCGACGCACCGCGTGCGGGACCTGTTGACGCGGCTGCACCAGCCGTTCCGGTTCGAGGACGTGGAGCGGGATTCCACCCCTCAGGTCGATGGCCCGCTGCCGGCGGTGCTGCTGCCGGACGGCAAGGTGCTGTCCCGGCCGTCCAACGGCGAGCTGGTCGACGCGTTGGGGCTCAAAGGAACCGAGCCCCGACAGCACTACGACCTGGCCATCGTCGGCGGTGGGCCGGCGGGCCTGGCCGCAGCGGTGTACGGGGCGTCCGAGGGCCTGTCCACGCTGCTGGTCGAGTCGTACGTGCCGGGTGGGCAGGCGGGAACCTCCAGCAGGATCGAGAACTACCTGGGCTTCCCGGCGGGGGTCAGCGGCGCGGAGCTGATCCGCCGCGCGGTGGCGCAGGCGCGGCGGTTCGGCGCGGAGGTGCTGTCGCCGGCCGACGCCACGTCGCTGCGAACCTCCGGCCGCGCCCGGGTGCTGACGTTGGCCGACGGACGGGAGATCAGCGCCAGCACGGTGTTGCTGTCCCCCGGGCTGCGCTACAACCGGCTGGAGGCCGAGGGCGCGGAGCGGTTCGAGGGAGCCGGCATCTACTACGGCGCAACGACATCGGAGACGGCGTCCTGTGTCGGGCGGCACGTGTTCATCGTCGGTGGCGCGAACTCCGCCGGGCAGGCGGCCGTGCACTTCGCCAAGCACGCCGGCAAGGTGAGCCTGGTGATCCGCGGCGACCGGCTGGACAAGGGCATGTCCCAGTACCTGGTGGACGAGATCACCGCGACCGGCAACATCGAGGTGCGGCTGAACACGGAGATCATCGCGACCGACGGCGACGACCGGCTGGAGCGCGTGACGCTGCGGGACACCTCCGACGGCACGACCTCCGAGTCCGACGCGGAATACGTGTTCACGTTCATCGGCGCCCGGCCGAACACCGAGTGGCTGACCGGGCCGATCGCCATGGACAACCGGGGTTTCATCCTCACCGGGCCGGACGTTCCGGAGGGCACCCAGTGGGACCTGCCCCGGCAGCCGTTCCTGCTGGAGACCAGCGTGCCCGGCGTGTTCGCGGCCGGCGACGCCCGGGCCAATTCGATGAAGCGGATCGCGTCCAGCGCCGGCGAGGGCGCGATGGCGGTGGCCTTGGTGCACCGGTACCGGGCCGCCAGCTGA
- a CDS encoding nuclear transport factor 2 family protein yields the protein MSIDYQTANSTLTQQIQQFVADWYRALDRHRPWAEIEEYLDDEVRFVFPETTVDSHQGLHDWYDVVTHKFFDEAHRVDLADVQITGDTARVHVLVNWRTRIWNAPDPDSAILEYEADQDWIVGIGADGRIGLRDYVVNGLEPRGDTPPLT from the coding sequence ATGTCGATCGACTATCAGACCGCCAACAGCACGCTGACCCAGCAGATCCAGCAGTTCGTCGCCGACTGGTACCGGGCGCTTGACCGGCACCGCCCGTGGGCGGAGATCGAGGAATACCTGGACGACGAGGTCCGCTTCGTCTTCCCGGAGACCACTGTGGACAGTCATCAGGGCCTGCACGACTGGTACGACGTGGTCACCCACAAGTTCTTCGACGAGGCGCACCGGGTCGACCTGGCCGACGTGCAGATCACCGGCGACACCGCCCGGGTGCACGTGCTGGTGAACTGGCGGACCCGGATCTGGAACGCGCCCGACCCGGACAGCGCGATCCTGGAGTACGAGGCCGACCAGGACTGGATCGTCGGCATCGGCGCCGACGGCAGGATCGGCCTGCGCGACTACGTGGTGAACGGCCTGGAGCCGCGGGGCGACACCCCGCCGCTGACCTGA
- a CDS encoding VOC family protein: MAEPAPPRWSHVALNCRDLATTEAFYRTWFGFHRARVVELGADQIVFLRNGDAYLELFGSTAEPAQASKDDGPQQPGVPRHLAFQTDDLDAFLAAVDGAIPVQLGPLDFHDFIPGWRSAWLTDPDGVVVEISQGYRDQE, encoded by the coding sequence ATGGCTGAGCCGGCCCCGCCGCGCTGGTCGCACGTCGCACTCAACTGCCGGGACCTGGCCACCACGGAGGCGTTCTACCGCACGTGGTTCGGCTTCCACCGGGCCCGGGTGGTCGAGCTGGGCGCGGACCAGATCGTGTTCCTGCGCAACGGCGACGCGTACCTGGAGCTGTTCGGCTCCACCGCCGAGCCGGCGCAGGCGAGCAAGGACGACGGCCCGCAGCAGCCCGGTGTGCCCCGGCACCTGGCGTTCCAGACCGACGACCTGGACGCGTTCCTGGCCGCGGTCGACGGCGCCATTCCGGTCCAGCTGGGGCCGCTGGACTTCCACGACTTCATCCCCGGGTGGCGCTCGGCGTGGCTGACCGACCCGGACGGCGTTGTCGTCGAGATCAGCCAGGGCTACCGCGACCAGGAGTAG